One part of the Paenibacillus silvisoli genome encodes these proteins:
- a CDS encoding ABC transporter permease, with product MLWGREGTLLSFKKWAGQLPLHLMILPGLILILIYSYGPMFGFIIAFEKFSPAKGIFGSKWAGLDNFRYVLEMPESTRIILNTIYIAIMKIIVGLFAPIVTALLLNEVRKELFKRGIQTIIYLPHFLSWIILGGILIDILSPTSGIVNQVLGWVGIEPIYFLGDNSWFRYVLVATDTWKEFGFNTIVYLAALTSINPTLYEAAIVDGAGRWKQTLHVTLPGMASIIVLLMTLSLGNVLNAGFDQVFNLYSPQVYETGDIIDTFVYRIGLIDAQYGVATAVGIFKSVVSLIFISTSYYLAYRFAKYRIF from the coding sequence ATGCTTTGGGGCAGGGAGGGAACGCTATTGTCGTTTAAAAAATGGGCCGGGCAGCTTCCGCTGCACCTGATGATTTTGCCGGGACTTATCCTCATTCTCATTTACAGCTACGGGCCGATGTTCGGCTTCATTATCGCGTTTGAGAAGTTCTCGCCCGCTAAGGGCATCTTCGGCTCCAAGTGGGCCGGCTTGGACAACTTCCGCTATGTGCTGGAAATGCCGGAATCGACCCGAATTATTCTCAACACGATTTACATTGCCATTATGAAAATCATCGTGGGCTTGTTCGCCCCTATTGTCACCGCCTTGCTGCTGAACGAGGTGCGCAAGGAGCTTTTCAAGCGAGGCATTCAAACGATCATTTATTTGCCGCACTTTCTGTCGTGGATTATTCTCGGGGGCATTCTGATCGACATCCTGTCGCCGACAAGCGGGATCGTCAATCAGGTGCTGGGCTGGGTCGGCATCGAGCCGATTTATTTTCTGGGCGACAACAGCTGGTTCCGGTACGTGCTCGTCGCGACGGATACGTGGAAGGAGTTCGGGTTTAACACCATCGTGTATTTAGCGGCGTTAACGAGCATCAATCCGACGCTTTACGAGGCGGCGATCGTGGACGGCGCGGGCAGATGGAAGCAGACGCTGCACGTGACTCTGCCGGGGATGGCGTCGATCATCGTCTTGTTAATGACCTTAAGCTTAGGAAACGTGCTGAACGCCGGGTTTGACCAGGTGTTTAATTTATATAGCCCGCAGGTGTACGAGACCGGGGATATTATCGACACCTTCGTGTATCGCATCGGCCTGATCGATGCGCAGTACGGGGTGGCGACGGCGGTAGGGATATTCAAGTCGGTCGTGTCGCTCATCTTTATCTCGACGTCGTACTATCTGGCGTATCGGTTCGCCAAATATCGCATTTTCTGA
- a CDS encoding sensor histidine kinase, whose protein sequence is MAALNVLKRLASLSILPKLVLTFLVTLTPLYIISWKMNETGSSHIQKEISDSLVSRTSLYMNILEFDIDSAIRQLQELVNDDDLLKLTSSSEVMSEIEKMQSQLRLKSRLDALKKSSKFVENAIAFIPSMNRTVSANTNIIGPFDEEQFFALAKSTNRFESPFLLWKDRIFISIPYPDPAVSSRQKPFFLLAIEISRRELGMVLQEFTNEGGHTALVGNKQPFIIAGGAGAVDEALIQNFQQSEANGEAEEGKLQTVEFKDESYLVVSNHSTRLDMSLLMYVPESKVTASLQVYRFWFYVLSGVSVLLVLLFSYSIYLIIHQPLKRLVRSFRRIEQGHFNLEVHYPLQDEFGYLYGQFNGMVKRLDVLVHEVYEQRYLARLAELRHLQSQINPHFLYNSYFILYRMAQQRDHDNVIYFTKHLGEYFQYITRDGSDEVPLASEIHHARTYAEIQSIRFSERIMVEFEEVPDELRDFPVPRLIVQPIIENAYNHGLENKRRGGLITVVFSQKPGAIEISITDNGDNMDEEKVRELQSGLLDKAQPTEHTGLLNVHRRIIIKYGGGGLTLSLGEERGLKVTMTIPREAHARHEPLVDCG, encoded by the coding sequence GTGGCAGCGCTGAATGTCCTGAAACGATTGGCTTCGCTTTCGATTTTACCCAAGCTCGTCCTCACTTTCCTTGTGACGCTCACACCGCTTTACATCATCAGCTGGAAAATGAACGAGACCGGCTCCTCCCACATTCAGAAGGAAATTTCCGATTCCCTAGTCTCCCGTACCTCTCTCTATATGAACATTCTAGAATTCGACATCGACAGCGCCATCCGCCAGCTGCAGGAGCTCGTTAACGACGATGACCTGCTCAAGCTGACATCATCCTCGGAGGTCATGAGCGAAATCGAGAAAATGCAGTCGCAGCTGCGGCTGAAGAGCCGGCTCGACGCGCTCAAGAAATCGAGCAAATTCGTTGAGAATGCTATAGCGTTCATTCCCTCGATGAACCGAACCGTTTCCGCCAACACCAATATTATCGGTCCGTTCGACGAAGAGCAATTTTTCGCGCTGGCCAAATCGACGAACCGCTTCGAATCGCCCTTCCTGCTGTGGAAGGATCGGATCTTCATCAGCATTCCCTATCCGGACCCGGCCGTTTCAAGCCGGCAGAAACCCTTCTTCCTGCTGGCCATCGAAATTTCGCGCCGCGAGCTTGGCATGGTGCTGCAGGAATTTACGAACGAAGGCGGCCACACGGCGCTGGTCGGCAACAAGCAGCCTTTCATTATTGCGGGCGGCGCCGGCGCGGTGGATGAAGCGCTTATTCAAAATTTTCAGCAGTCGGAGGCAAACGGGGAGGCGGAGGAAGGGAAGCTTCAGACGGTCGAGTTCAAGGACGAATCGTATTTGGTCGTGTCGAATCACTCGACCCGGCTCGATATGTCCCTGCTCATGTACGTGCCGGAAAGCAAAGTGACGGCTTCGCTGCAGGTGTACCGCTTCTGGTTCTACGTGCTTTCGGGCGTATCCGTTCTCCTGGTTCTGCTCTTCTCCTACAGCATCTATCTCATTATTCACCAGCCGCTCAAACGGCTTGTCCGTTCCTTCCGCCGCATCGAGCAGGGGCACTTCAATCTGGAGGTGCACTATCCGCTGCAGGATGAGTTCGGTTATTTGTACGGGCAGTTTAACGGCATGGTGAAGCGGCTCGACGTGCTCGTCCATGAGGTGTACGAGCAGCGGTACTTGGCCCGGCTGGCGGAGCTGAGGCATCTACAGTCGCAGATTAATCCGCATTTCCTCTATAACAGCTACTTCATTCTCTATCGGATGGCCCAACAGCGGGATCACGACAATGTCATCTATTTCACGAAGCATTTGGGCGAATATTTTCAATACATTACGCGCGACGGCTCGGACGAGGTCCCGCTCGCGAGCGAAATCCACCATGCGCGCACTTACGCGGAGATCCAGTCGATCCGCTTCTCCGAGCGGATCATGGTGGAGTTCGAGGAGGTGCCGGATGAGCTGCGGGACTTCCCGGTGCCGCGCCTGATCGTGCAGCCGATTATCGAGAATGCGTATAACCACGGCTTGGAGAACAAGCGCAGAGGCGGGCTCATTACGGTCGTCTTCAGCCAAAAGCCTGGCGCAATCGAGATTTCGATCACCGACAACGGCGACAACATGGATGAGGAGAAGGTGCGCGAGCTTCAATCGGGCCTGCTGGACAAGGCGCAGCCGACGGAGCATACCGGGCTGCTGAACGTGCACCGGCGCATCATCATTAAGTACGGGGGCGGGGGCCTAACGCTTAGTCTCGGCGAGGAACGGGGCTTGAAGGTGACGATGACGATTCCGAGGGAGGCGCACGCACGACATGAACCGCTTGTTGATTGTGGATGA
- a CDS encoding phytanoyl-CoA dioxygenase family protein has product MFLTLTEQERATGVLEQEKIEIAVEQIRKNGYIAFEKVLTDEQVQELKDSFLPIFNEYIDRNGYNTGTNRAQMFLPFLRPFTNDYMVANPFAMPVLKGILGEGVRCTYFASDTACPGSDYQNVHSDLPPLFPDLGVALPAYALVLNIPLVDVHEDNGPLEVWPGGTHLDPESTKHTSIDGEMLRAAKGMYSEKVYMPAGSIVIRDIRMWHRGTPNRTQENRTNIALAYHTDWYGAGGSIHVPQEEYDIASKEVKHLFRTERIGVPTKMPWEW; this is encoded by the coding sequence ATGTTTTTGACATTGACCGAGCAAGAACGCGCAACCGGCGTATTGGAGCAAGAAAAAATAGAGATCGCCGTCGAGCAAATTCGTAAAAACGGCTACATCGCTTTCGAAAAGGTACTGACGGACGAGCAGGTACAAGAGCTGAAGGATTCGTTCCTTCCGATCTTCAACGAGTACATCGACCGGAACGGCTACAACACCGGCACGAACCGCGCGCAAATGTTTCTTCCGTTCCTGCGCCCGTTCACCAATGACTACATGGTCGCTAACCCGTTCGCGATGCCGGTTCTGAAAGGCATTCTCGGCGAAGGCGTTCGATGCACGTATTTCGCATCGGATACGGCTTGCCCGGGTTCGGACTACCAGAACGTGCACTCCGATCTGCCGCCGCTCTTCCCTGATCTGGGCGTTGCGCTGCCGGCTTACGCGCTCGTGCTCAACATTCCGCTTGTCGACGTGCACGAAGACAACGGTCCGCTGGAAGTATGGCCCGGCGGTACGCATCTCGATCCGGAGAGCACGAAGCATACGTCGATTGACGGCGAAATGCTGCGCGCCGCAAAAGGGATGTACTCCGAGAAAGTGTACATGCCGGCCGGCTCGATCGTCATCCGCGACATCCGCATGTGGCACCGCGGCACGCCGAACCGCACGCAAGAGAACCGCACGAACATCGCGCTTGCTTACCATACCGACTGGTACGGCGCCGGCGGCTCGATCCACGTTCCGCAGGAAGAGTACGACATCGCTTCCAAAGAGGTCAAGCATTTGTTCCGCACCGAGCGAATCGGCGTGCCGACGAAGATGCCTTGGGAATGGTAA
- a CDS encoding response regulator, translated as MNRLLIVDDEKFTVDGLYEMIEDTPGLELDIYRAYSPEEALEWLSRTKIDIVLSDVRMPGMTGLELQQRIVAQWPRCKIIFLTGIHNLETAQLAIRTGSIDYILKTEGDEAIIRSIRKAIDSLAAESESQQFMLQAREQMSRALPLLHRDWLIEVLEPHAAHPPVTDEKLSELNIPLQAGLPVIPLIGRVDRWGDEGYHDRALLLYAVQNIASEYYSSLAVFTTSLDMHHFVCLLQPAGGADPERLRDAVSFAQGTMESIQQTCGKLLKLPVSLICAAQPASWKQLPRVYEGMKKRLLVGLGSKDRMLLIQDEREESGQPHAALPPLRTLTAQLERLLEDGGEEEFAEVVKHYIALPNQFADYALVYYAIANLLLSQLTQLGEEHSGEGGLKDEADVDTLMNLSAHQTRESALRYLLKTASSVYARRKSMQNERTHQIIARLQQYIRSNLGGDLSLTSLSEIVYLNPAYLSVLYKQQTGTNLSEYIAELRLEKAMELLTATPLKIHEIADRVGFETSGYFIRFFKKRIQLTPQEYRARE; from the coding sequence ATGAACCGCTTGTTGATTGTGGATGACGAGAAATTTACGGTAGACGGCTTATATGAAATGATCGAGGATACCCCAGGCTTGGAGCTGGATATTTACCGCGCTTATTCGCCGGAGGAAGCGCTGGAGTGGCTGTCGCGGACGAAGATCGACATCGTGCTGAGCGACGTGCGGATGCCGGGCATGACCGGACTTGAGCTGCAGCAGCGAATAGTAGCGCAGTGGCCGCGCTGCAAAATCATTTTTCTCACCGGCATACACAACCTCGAAACGGCGCAGCTGGCGATCCGGACGGGCTCGATCGATTATATTCTCAAAACCGAAGGCGACGAGGCGATCATCCGCAGCATCCGCAAAGCGATCGACAGCTTGGCGGCCGAATCGGAGAGCCAGCAGTTCATGCTGCAGGCGAGGGAGCAGATGAGCCGGGCATTGCCGCTGCTGCACCGCGACTGGCTGATCGAGGTGCTGGAGCCCCATGCGGCGCACCCGCCCGTGACGGATGAAAAGCTGAGTGAGCTGAACATTCCGCTGCAAGCCGGCCTGCCCGTCATTCCGCTCATCGGGCGCGTCGACCGATGGGGAGACGAGGGCTACCATGATCGGGCTTTGCTGCTCTATGCCGTGCAAAATATCGCCTCCGAATATTACAGCTCTCTCGCGGTGTTTACGACCAGTCTGGATATGCATCATTTTGTCTGTCTGCTGCAGCCGGCTGGCGGCGCCGACCCGGAGCGGCTGCGCGACGCGGTCAGCTTCGCGCAGGGCACGATGGAATCGATTCAGCAGACCTGCGGCAAGCTGCTCAAGCTGCCGGTCTCGCTCATTTGCGCCGCTCAGCCGGCATCGTGGAAGCAGCTGCCGCGCGTCTACGAGGGCATGAAGAAGCGGCTGCTCGTCGGGCTTGGCTCCAAAGACCGGATGCTGCTTATTCAAGATGAGCGCGAGGAGAGCGGTCAGCCGCATGCCGCGCTGCCTCCGCTTCGTACGCTGACGGCCCAGCTGGAACGGCTGCTTGAGGATGGGGGCGAGGAGGAATTCGCGGAGGTCGTAAAGCATTACATCGCGCTTCCGAATCAATTCGCGGATTACGCGCTTGTTTATTATGCGATAGCCAATTTGCTGCTCAGCCAGCTTACGCAGCTTGGGGAAGAACATAGCGGTGAAGGCGGCCTCAAGGACGAAGCGGATGTCGACACGCTGATGAATCTGTCCGCCCATCAAACCCGCGAGTCCGCCCTGCGCTATTTGCTCAAGACCGCATCCTCCGTCTACGCGAGGCGCAAGTCGATGCAAAACGAACGGACGCACCAGATCATCGCGCGGCTGCAGCAGTATATCCGCAGCAACCTCGGCGGCGATTTGTCGCTGACGAGCCTGTCCGAGATCGTATATTTGAATCCCGCCTATCTGTCGGTGCTCTACAAGCAGCAGACCGGGACGAACCTTTCGGAATACATTGCCGAGCTGCGGCTGGAGAAGGCGATGGAGCTGCTGACGGCGACCCCGCTCAAAATCCACGAAATCGCCGACCGGGTCGGCTTCGAGACGTCGGGCTATTTTATCCGCTTCTTCAAGAAACGGATTCAGCTCACGCCTCAGGAGTACCGGGCCAGAGAATAG
- a CDS encoding extracellular solute-binding protein — protein MRTPYKWTAALLMTFILATVTACGNGGNNNNNANTSDSTGNTTTNTDTATNNAAADNGNAATNEEAAPAVDGKYDPAIDVTSVRIINDTYKFMEGESIENNMWTKLLSEKLGINVKYDWVVSGDQPGGQGEQKMNVSIASGDLPELIPVNAKQLKQLQEADELEDLTAIYEKYASPFLKEILNQDGPAALSSATFGGKLMAIPNTGSSMDGAGMIWIRKDWLDKLGLQPPQTMADVLAISDAFTTKDPDGNGKADTYGIAMNKDLYGGFADITGIMNSYHAYPKSWIKDASGNLVYGSIQPEMKTALGVLQELYKKGQIDKEFGVKDGGKEAELTASGKIGMQFGQMWNPLWPLVDSKKNDPNAQWQSYPLASADDKPVTPQVGFSVGQYFAVKKGAEHPEALLKMLNLFVETGWGETTTPENYAAYFTGDGFEKFKMMPFQAWPARKNLDIHLHVTAALDSKDTSALNPEEKDNHDKILSWIDGSSKEPLNWAYERVFGKEGSFKIINQYVSGNMLQLTGFYGAPTPAMVEKESNLQKRELETFTKIIMGDSLDTFDKFVEEWKKLGGDEITQEVNEWAKNH, from the coding sequence ATGCGAACGCCATACAAATGGACAGCGGCTCTGCTCATGACTTTTATTTTGGCAACTGTAACCGCATGCGGCAACGGCGGAAACAACAACAACAACGCAAACACTTCCGATTCCACGGGGAATACGACCACGAATACGGATACGGCAACGAACAACGCGGCGGCGGATAACGGGAATGCGGCGACGAACGAGGAGGCTGCGCCTGCGGTGGACGGCAAGTACGATCCGGCGATCGACGTCACGAGCGTGCGAATCATCAACGATACCTACAAGTTCATGGAAGGCGAGTCCATCGAGAACAACATGTGGACGAAGCTGCTCTCGGAGAAGCTTGGCATTAACGTCAAATACGACTGGGTCGTCAGCGGCGATCAGCCGGGCGGCCAAGGCGAGCAGAAGATGAACGTTTCCATCGCATCCGGCGATTTGCCGGAGCTCATTCCGGTTAACGCCAAACAGCTGAAGCAGCTGCAGGAAGCGGATGAGCTGGAAGATTTGACGGCGATTTACGAGAAATACGCGTCTCCTTTCCTGAAGGAAATTCTCAATCAAGACGGTCCGGCCGCGCTTTCGTCCGCCACGTTCGGCGGCAAGCTGATGGCGATTCCGAATACCGGCTCCTCGATGGACGGAGCGGGCATGATCTGGATCCGCAAAGATTGGCTCGACAAGCTCGGCCTGCAGCCGCCGCAAACGATGGCTGACGTGCTGGCGATCTCCGACGCGTTCACGACGAAGGATCCGGACGGCAACGGCAAAGCCGATACTTATGGCATCGCGATGAACAAAGACCTGTACGGCGGCTTCGCTGATATTACGGGAATCATGAACAGCTACCACGCGTACCCGAAATCCTGGATCAAGGACGCCAGCGGCAATCTGGTGTACGGCAGCATCCAGCCTGAGATGAAGACGGCGCTCGGCGTATTGCAAGAGCTGTATAAGAAAGGTCAGATCGACAAGGAGTTCGGCGTTAAAGACGGCGGCAAAGAAGCGGAGCTGACGGCATCGGGCAAAATCGGCATGCAGTTCGGCCAGATGTGGAACCCGCTGTGGCCGCTCGTCGACAGCAAGAAGAACGATCCGAACGCGCAGTGGCAGTCGTATCCGCTCGCTTCGGCCGACGATAAACCGGTAACGCCGCAGGTCGGCTTCTCCGTGGGCCAATATTTTGCCGTGAAGAAGGGTGCCGAGCATCCGGAAGCGCTGCTGAAGATGCTCAACCTGTTCGTGGAAACCGGCTGGGGCGAAACGACGACGCCGGAAAACTACGCCGCGTATTTCACGGGCGACGGCTTCGAGAAGTTCAAAATGATGCCGTTCCAAGCATGGCCGGCGCGTAAAAACCTGGATATCCACCTACACGTTACGGCTGCGCTCGACAGCAAGGACACGTCCGCTCTCAATCCGGAAGAGAAGGATAACCATGACAAAATCCTTTCCTGGATCGACGGCTCCAGCAAAGAGCCTCTGAACTGGGCGTATGAGCGCGTATTCGGCAAGGAAGGCTCGTTCAAGATCATTAACCAATACGTCAGCGGCAACATGCTGCAGCTGACCGGGTTCTACGGCGCTCCGACGCCTGCGATGGTCGAGAAGGAATCAAATTTACAAAAAAGAGAGCTGGAGACGTTCACGAAGATCATTATGGGCGACTCGCTCGATACGTTCGATAAATTCGTCGAGGAGTGGAAGAAGCTCGGCGGCGACGAAATTACGCAAGAAGTGAACGAGTGGGCGAAGAACCATTAA
- a CDS encoding NUDIX hydrolase yields MQGYNCLMIYSPEMDRLLMCTRLKDPYKGLSNLVGGKIEPGEAGIDAAYRELAEETGITADDVVLKHLMDFTYYVQDCYVEVYAGRLKHEVDIAGDENELYWSDLDRDFFDMSLYAGEGNIGHMIEQVKMSKELFL; encoded by the coding sequence GTGCAGGGCTATAATTGTCTGATGATTTACAGCCCGGAGATGGATCGGCTGCTTATGTGCACGCGGTTGAAGGACCCGTACAAAGGGCTGAGCAACCTCGTCGGCGGAAAGATCGAGCCGGGCGAAGCGGGCATCGACGCGGCGTATCGGGAGCTGGCGGAAGAGACGGGCATTACGGCCGATGATGTCGTGCTGAAGCATCTGATGGATTTTACCTACTACGTGCAGGATTGTTACGTCGAAGTGTACGCCGGGCGGTTGAAGCATGAGGTCGACATTGCGGGCGACGAGAACGAGCTGTACTGGTCCGATCTGGACCGCGATTTCTTCGACATGTCCCTCTATGCGGGCGAAGGAAATATCGGGCATATGATTGAACAGGTGAAAATGAGTAAAGAACTATTTCTATAA
- a CDS encoding carbohydrate ABC transporter permease — protein MLEHYTLSRRVFLSFNYVFLACLGILCVLPIIHVLAISFSSSAAAQAGYVKLWPVEFTMSSYDYVMKKPAFFKSILVTLKRVGLGVPFNMLLTVLIAYPLAKEAKKFAMRTVYAWVFVVTILFSGGLIPLYMTIKYTGIMDTVWAMVLPGAVPVFNVILLLNFFRGLPKELEEAAFIDGAGHWTTLWKVFIPLSLPALATITLFATVNHWNSWFDGLIFMNSPDHYPLQSYLQTVVINRDLTLMSSADMKSLTEVNDRTAKAAQIFLGALPILLVYPFLQRFFMKGIVLGSVKE, from the coding sequence ATGCTGGAGCATTACACGTTAAGCCGCAGAGTGTTCTTATCCTTTAACTATGTCTTTCTAGCCTGCCTCGGCATTCTGTGCGTTCTGCCAATCATTCACGTGCTCGCGATATCGTTCAGCTCCAGCGCGGCTGCCCAAGCCGGATACGTCAAGCTGTGGCCGGTCGAATTTACGATGAGCTCGTACGACTATGTCATGAAGAAGCCGGCGTTCTTCAAATCCATTCTCGTGACGCTGAAGCGGGTCGGGCTCGGGGTGCCGTTTAACATGCTGCTCACCGTGCTGATCGCCTATCCGCTGGCGAAGGAAGCGAAGAAGTTCGCGATGCGGACCGTGTACGCCTGGGTGTTCGTCGTGACGATTCTGTTCAGCGGCGGCTTGATTCCGCTGTACATGACGATCAAGTACACCGGCATTATGGATACGGTATGGGCGATGGTACTGCCGGGCGCGGTGCCGGTGTTCAACGTCATCTTGTTATTGAACTTCTTCCGCGGCTTGCCGAAGGAGCTGGAGGAGGCGGCTTTCATCGACGGCGCGGGGCATTGGACGACGCTGTGGAAGGTGTTCATTCCGCTGTCGCTGCCGGCGCTGGCCACGATTACGCTGTTCGCGACCGTCAACCATTGGAACTCCTGGTTCGACGGGCTGATCTTCATGAACTCGCCGGATCATTATCCGCTGCAGAGCTATCTGCAGACGGTCGTCATCAACCGCGACCTGACGCTGATGTCCTCCGCGGACATGAAGTCGCTGACCGAGGTCAACGACCGCACGGCCAAGGCGGCGCAGATTTTCCTTGGTGCTCTGCCGATTTTGCTGGTGTATCCGTTCCTGCAGCGGTTCTTTATGAAGGGGATCGTGCTGGGGAGCGTGAAGGAGTAG
- a CDS encoding LLM class flavin-dependent oxidoreductase, giving the protein MTYSIDIPLSVLDLAPVIEGGTPGDAFRNTLELAQHAERLGYNRYWLAEHHNMAGIASSATSVVIGYVAGGTKTIRVGSGGIMLPNHAPLVIAEQFGTLESMYPGRIDLGLGRAPGSDQTTARALRRDLATHGQDFPELLAELRAFFQPPADAVRPVRATPGEGLNVPIWLLGSSGFSAKLAGELGLPFSFASHFAPEYLMPAIHLYRSNFRPSEALAKPYVMIGINIVAADTDEEARYLATSQQQQFLSLIRGNPGKLKPPIDDMDELWLPHEREALQSKFKYAIAGSKAAIAARLQEIRSETMADELIVTSQIYDHAARLRSYELLAEAAGLTGRS; this is encoded by the coding sequence ATGACGTATTCGATAGACATTCCGTTATCCGTGCTGGATTTAGCCCCCGTCATCGAGGGCGGAACGCCGGGCGACGCTTTCCGCAACACGCTGGAGCTGGCGCAGCATGCCGAGCGGCTGGGTTATAACCGCTATTGGCTGGCGGAGCATCACAATATGGCGGGCATCGCGAGCTCCGCGACTTCGGTCGTCATCGGCTACGTCGCCGGCGGCACGAAGACGATCCGCGTCGGTTCGGGCGGCATCATGCTGCCGAACCACGCGCCGCTCGTCATCGCCGAGCAGTTCGGCACGCTCGAGTCGATGTATCCGGGCCGGATCGATCTCGGCCTCGGCCGGGCGCCTGGCTCCGATCAAACGACGGCCCGCGCGCTCCGGCGCGACCTGGCGACGCACGGGCAGGATTTCCCCGAGCTGCTGGCCGAGCTGCGCGCGTTCTTCCAGCCGCCGGCCGATGCGGTGCGTCCCGTTCGCGCCACGCCGGGCGAAGGCTTGAACGTGCCGATCTGGCTGCTCGGCTCGAGCGGCTTCAGCGCGAAGCTCGCGGGCGAGCTCGGCTTGCCGTTCTCGTTCGCGAGCCATTTTGCGCCGGAGTATTTGATGCCGGCGATCCACTTGTACCGCAGCAATTTCCGTCCGTCCGAAGCGCTCGCGAAGCCGTACGTCATGATCGGCATCAACATCGTTGCCGCCGACACGGACGAGGAAGCGCGCTATCTGGCGACGTCGCAGCAGCAGCAGTTTCTTAGCTTGATCCGCGGCAATCCCGGTAAGCTGAAGCCGCCGATCGACGACATGGATGAGCTGTGGCTGCCGCATGAGCGGGAGGCGCTGCAGTCCAAGTTCAAGTACGCGATTGCGGGCAGCAAGGCTGCCATTGCCGCTCGCCTGCAGGAGATCCGCAGCGAAACGATGGCCGACGAGCTCATCGTCACGTCGCAAATTTACGATCACGCCGCACGGCTGCGGTCGTATGAACTATTGGCTGAAGCCGCCGGGCTAACCGGGCGCAGCTAA